The following DNA comes from Nicotiana sylvestris chromosome 10, ASM39365v2, whole genome shotgun sequence.
accagtaagaaagcagtgaagctgtaaaaatctcttaaaatatcttagctcagtttaaacttctttaaaaatgactttttcaacaattaCGCAAACGAAAAAGCCCACTAAGGGAACAAAATGTGCTCCAAATCTCGAAtcagcctccggatgctccaaatctagccgaaatcagtacaaaaccatcaaaatgtgctaagggaacaaagcccactcgaaaataatcaaattaccacaaaatttcCGAAATTgatcaaacccgacccccgggcccacatctcgaaatttgacaaaattcacaaaactgaaatcattatactctcacgagtctaaccatacgaaaattatccaattatgataccatttgatccttcaaatcatcattttatatttttgatagATTTTACAacttcttcccaaattccatctcaaattacgaattaaatgatgaattcaatgatagatttatgtactctagccaaatctgagttagaatcacttaccccgatgaatttcttgaaaaacctttgaaatatcgccaaaatccgagctctctaggtcaaaatatcaaataaaacccacaacctcgtatttatagagtaccccacagatttccacctccgcggaccgcacaaaatcgaccgcggttcgcacaaaaatgagtgcggctGCATaggctttcctctgcagtgataggttttagtattttggccataactttcgctacatatgtccaaattgcgatatctttacctttctagaaactagacacgatggctacaactttcgtttttgaatcatctcaaaattccttgtagatcaaaagatatgagcttccgaaataggACTAGTGAAATATTCCCCACCgtggccgcactgcattttgtgttGTCTGCATAGCACCTACCacgaccgcacttcattttgtgtggtccgcacatcaCATACCGCGgacgcacttctttttgtgcggtccgcacagcacataccgcggacgtacttctttttgtgcagatcgcgctggtgggttccgaggcctgcaacccttctggacctgctacagctatgattttcgaccTAAAGCATCCCGGAACATACCCGgtactcccggaacttcaaacaaattgtaccaacacatcccatgacattgttcaaacttgttcaaaacttcggaatgctcacaacaacatcaaatcaccaatttaacataggattcaagcctaagaactccaagaactcttaaattatgctttcgatcaaaaagcctattAAATCTCatgcgaatgacctgaaattttgcacacacatcccaaataacacaacgaagctactacaactctcggaattccattccgacccctatatcaaaatctcacctatcaaccagaaaacgccgaaatctcaatttcgccaattcaagactaaaccttccacggactttcaaaatgcattctgatcatgctcctaagtcccaaatcacctaacggagctaaccaaatcataaaaatttcaatctgagatcaaatacacataagtttaatcttggtcaaacctttcaaattttaagctttcaactgagactgttcatccaaattcattctgattaacctgaaacccaacaccaacgatttacataagttataatacaccacacggggcaagtcatgcccgagaactggcgagcgaagtacaaaagctcaaaacgactggtcgggccGTTACAATACCACTTGAAGCAACATTTATCACTGTATCGCCTTTAGATCGTATGCCAGAAGATAATGTTTTCCAGATAAAAGTTTTGTCAGTTCCTCCATGACCATATAAAAAGAATAACCCTCCTTTATCTTCATTCACTGCAGATATGATTTTATCATAAAAAGACTTCTGCTCGAATGTTAATTTCATTAATAATTGTTAATGTTCCTGTGTCAGAGAACGCATATTAAAGCGCAATTCCTTATTAATTAGTCTGTTGGcaccatcaaattcttcctcATTGTAATATGGTCTTGGCATAGTCGGAAAATCCTTAAAGATTTTTCGACAACCTTTTAAAATCATGTCCAGCTTTTTCAAGCAACGATTTTTCAATTCATTATCGGTCAGTTCAGCCTCTGCATGACATAAAAATGTTAGAgttcaaaataaaatatatactCATACTTTAAACTCAACCATGTAGTTTCATGTATATATAGATTGTTTGTATGAGTATACAAATCATTGGTTTTTATATGTTATAGAATAACATATCTAAGCATGGATCTGGAGTACTATTTTTAGTTCTTTTAACTACATGCATTAAAATAAGTCAAAAGAGAAAGGTGAAATTTGTGATGTCATTTAGAACATATACGAACAAAATGTAGCGAGAAAAGATTGATATTATAAATTGATCAAATTGACTTTATCAATAGTTAAAAGTAGAGAGTTGTCTTCATCAATCGGACTACCAAATTCAAGAAAGTAGAATATTACAGAAGTTATCATGTATCAACATTTATTTCTCATTCAATCCATATAGCAGTAaaaatttattttaatatgaaaattttatcttttaatacCTGGGTtactcaataatattttttcttCACGGAGAATATCTTCTGACAATAACTGCCACGATGATTGCCAAACAATTTCTGGCCGTGACATTGAATTTGATAACaacaacatgaaaaataactGTCTTAGATAAGATGGCATTCCCCAAGTACCTGCTTCTTTTATAGAATCGACATACTCTTTGTCGTCATCCAACAACCTAAATGCATAACATGCATTTCTAAAAGTAAGATACTTCTGATTGTTAATTCTTCTAAGTTGTTCATACGAAGTTGGACCTTTGATTACATTCAACAACAATCTGAGATAATATATCTCTCCACTTTCTGGAGTAACAAAGAAAATCCTCCCAATAGAAAATGCAGATTTTATcctcttttcccatttttttaatttttggttcCACCAAAATTTAAGAGGAAATTTTGCGTAAGTCAAATCTCTTGCTTCCGAATAAATTTTGTTTGCCTCAAACCATCCTAAAAACATAGATTCCTTTACATTTGGTCTATTGACAACATTATCAATTGGATCATCATCAGAGAAAATGACACTTTGTTCATTTGGAAGATGGAATGATAGTCTTTCCACTAACGGTTCCCTATGATGAATTGGGAATTTAAATATTCTCCAAGCAGCTTCACATGGGGATATGTAGCGACAATCATAATACATGTTGATTTCATCAATGCTTGATGAACCATTGTCATGAGTACTTTCAGAAAAGGCAGCAGTTGCACGATCATGACCTTTATTGATGTACTTAAATAAGTATTTAATGGATCTGGTTTGATTGCACCACTCCACATTGATATGAGCGCCATATTTTAATTAAGAAGCGATTGTGTGGCACCACATACCTGTTCCAAATAAATATCATTTTTCATAATTGTTctacaattatcccttcttgtgTAAACAGGATCCCCTTCTTCATCAATCGTTGTTGCGTCAACAAACTTTTTAGGAAAGTGCTTTGTACATCTACCATTCTGCATGCAAGAAGAAGATTTCCTAGCAGAACCACTTGGACCGTGCATCATTAAATTTTTTACGGTATTATAATAATTAGAATCACCCACCTCATCTGGTATTTCTGccgaaattattcgatcaatatCTGACGCAGATGGAAATTTATTATGCTCATGAAGAAAAAGTAAGATATGAGCATGAGGTAGCCCTTATTTTTGGAACTCGATGGTGTAAATCACTGCATTGGAAATTGTGCATgtttattagaaaaaataattgtCGGAATCATAGAAAAAACTCATATAAAATCACCATCTTTatttaaattaaattctaaatggtATATACCTGCGTTTACTTGTCCAAAAACTTGATTATCTCTCAAATCCTTTATTAAGTGGTCCAATTTAATTTTGAACACCCTACTTAAAATGTCTGGACGATCTTCAAGATTCAAGCCCCTGCTCTCCACAAATCTAGTAATCTCTGGCCACATAGGATTGCAAGTAAATGTGATAAAAAGATCAGGGTACCCAACCCATTTGCATATTGTCGTAGCATCTTGATAATTCTGAACCATATATTATGCACCCCATGTAAAACTTGAAGGTAGAATTATCCTTTTACCTTGGGATGAAGGATCGATGCCACCATGCAATATAACATCTTCTAGGACTTTATAAGAATCAACTCTTAATTGCTTTGATGAGTCCTTATAAACTTCAACTGAGAAGATTCTATCTTTGTAT
Coding sequences within:
- the LOC104233445 gene encoding uncharacterized protein is translated as MVQNYQDATTICKWVGYPDLFITFTCNPMWPEITRFVESRGLNLEDRPDILSRVFKIKLDHLIKDLRDNQVFGQVNADIDRIISAEIPDENGRCTKHFPKKFVDATTIDEEGDPVYTRRDNCRTIMKNDIYLEQYINKGHDRATAAFSESTHDNGSSSIDEINMYYDCRYISPCEAAWRIFKFPIHHREPLVERLSFHLPNEQSVIFSDDDPIDNVVNRPNVKESMFLGWFEANKIYSEARDLTYAKFPLKFWWNQKLKKWEKRIKSAFSIGRIFFVTPESGEIYYLRLLLNVIKGPTSYEQLRRINNQKYLTFRNACYAFRLLDDDKEYVDSIKEAEAELTDNELKNRCLKKLDMILKGCRKIFKDFPTMPRPYYNEEEFDVNEDKGGLFFLYGHGGTDKTFIWKTLSSGIRSKGDTVINVASSGIIQDEAPMMHKYCFEALDRTLRVILRFKYLSNLDRPFGGKTIILGGDFRQILHVLKLTTNMRLQGNISGADLDDLKEFSDWILATGDGNSRCSIDGIEKVEIPDDLLIHNCDDPISGIVESTYFDFLRHFTDIKNLQERAILAPTLQMVESVNDYMVSLNNSQDKSYLSSDTIFKSDHAFTSLENVYTPEFLNNFKCSGIPNHSINLKVGVPVILLRNIDQSSGLCNGTRLIITRLGNRVIEAKVLSGNMAGDKVFIPRMTLTPSDARIPFKFQRRQFPVIVSFAMTINKSQGQSLCNVGLFLKKPVFTHGQLYVALSRVTSRKGLKILCYDEDGKITNEATNVVYKEVFRNLEDRSF